A window from Gemmatimonas sp. encodes these proteins:
- the lysS gene encoding lysine--tRNA ligase, with translation MSAESTPGSAEAQADGAGEPRQELNFVMQARREKLERLRAAGVEPFGYSFDRSHTASEAVAALGDADEGPTVTVAGRLVSWRSQGKTAFAHLADMDGRVQLYFRRDEMGDEAFGRLAEYDLGDWVGVRGAMMRTRTGEATVKVSHVELLAKSLRPLPLGKEQMVDGTLVRYSAFSDTEQRARQRYADLAVHPEVRALFRARSVLTRAIRAHLDGLGYLEVETPVLQPLYGGAAARPFITHHNTLDMPLYLRIADELYLKRLIVGGFERVYEIGHDFRNEGIDRTHNPEFTMLEFYEAFADYRTMMSRVESLLVNAADAVRAIPLVGEKVPALVTPFPRIEWVPSLSQAAGADIMAASDAELRMMAERIGVQKVATLSRPKVLDEMFQELVESKIQVPTFVVDYPKELSPLAKPKRGGPAGITERFELFARGKELANAFSELNDPIDQRERFEAQAALRAAGDDEASGVDEDYLRAMEYGMPPTGGVGIGIDRLFMYLTDTQNIRDVILFPTMRPE, from the coding sequence GTGAGTGCGGAGTCGACACCGGGCAGCGCCGAGGCGCAGGCCGACGGGGCCGGGGAGCCGCGGCAGGAGCTCAATTTTGTCATGCAGGCGCGCCGCGAGAAGCTCGAGCGGTTGCGTGCCGCTGGGGTGGAACCGTTCGGCTATTCCTTCGATCGCTCGCACACCGCCAGTGAAGCGGTGGCGGCGCTCGGTGACGCCGATGAGGGGCCGACGGTCACGGTCGCCGGCCGACTGGTCTCCTGGCGCAGCCAGGGGAAGACGGCGTTTGCGCATCTGGCCGACATGGACGGGCGCGTGCAGCTGTACTTCCGCCGCGACGAGATGGGCGACGAGGCGTTCGGCCGGCTCGCCGAGTACGATCTGGGCGATTGGGTCGGGGTGCGCGGGGCCATGATGCGCACGCGGACGGGGGAGGCCACCGTGAAGGTGAGCCACGTCGAGTTGCTCGCGAAGTCGCTCCGCCCCTTGCCGCTTGGCAAGGAGCAGATGGTGGACGGTACGCTTGTCCGCTATTCGGCCTTCAGCGACACCGAACAGCGGGCGCGTCAGCGCTACGCCGACCTCGCTGTGCATCCGGAGGTTCGGGCGCTCTTTCGCGCCCGCTCCGTGCTCACGCGGGCCATTCGGGCGCACCTCGACGGGCTCGGCTATCTCGAAGTGGAGACACCGGTGCTGCAGCCGCTCTACGGCGGTGCCGCCGCTCGGCCGTTCATCACCCATCACAACACGCTCGACATGCCGCTGTATCTGCGCATTGCCGACGAGTTGTACCTCAAGCGCCTCATCGTGGGCGGCTTCGAGCGGGTGTACGAGATCGGCCATGACTTCCGCAACGAAGGCATTGACCGGACGCACAATCCGGAATTCACGATGCTGGAGTTCTACGAGGCATTTGCCGATTACCGCACGATGATGTCACGGGTGGAATCGCTGCTGGTGAACGCGGCCGACGCCGTGCGCGCGATCCCCCTGGTGGGGGAGAAGGTGCCGGCGCTCGTCACCCCATTCCCGCGCATCGAGTGGGTGCCCAGCCTGTCGCAGGCGGCGGGCGCCGACATCATGGCTGCAAGCGATGCCGAGCTCCGCATGATGGCCGAACGCATCGGCGTGCAGAAGGTGGCCACGTTGAGCCGCCCGAAGGTGCTCGACGAGATGTTCCAGGAACTCGTGGAATCGAAGATTCAGGTGCCCACCTTCGTGGTGGATTATCCCAAGGAGCTCTCGCCGCTGGCCAAGCCGAAGCGCGGGGGGCCTGCCGGCATCACCGAGCGTTTTGAGCTGTTCGCGCGCGGCAAGGAGCTGGCCAACGCCTTCTCCGAGCTCAACGATCCCATCGATCAGCGCGAGCGCTTCGAGGCACAGGCGGCACTCCGCGCGGCCGGCGATGATGAGGCCAGTGGGGTGGACGAGGATTACCTGCGGGCCATGGAGTACGGCATGCCGCCCACGGGCGGCGTGGGCATCGGCATCGACCGGTTGTTCATGTACCTCACGGACACGCAGAACATCCGCGACGTGATTCTGTTTCCCACGATGCGCCCAGAGTAA
- a CDS encoding ABC transporter permease has product MKELELAIAWRYLRSRRGSRLLSLISVIAIGGVLVGVSALIVIMGVMNGLQRDLREKILVGSPDLRVLPYGSDMRMPNWAEVLTRVQRVPGVVEAAPFVQTQGLVRNLGGYMVGTQVVGIVPTGRAGDRVTTIRQHAILGDFTFVRDSVALPGAVLGKLLASKLNAFPGDTVVLLGAAGLDMNAATGAIVPRADSVVVSGVFETGMYEYDDAYLYLSLESAQRFAGYGTDVTGLEVRAKDRWQAPIVADSLRSQLESSVRTMDWQEQNRSLFQALKLEKLGMGVILLLIVVVAAFNIVSTLTMVVADKTREIGILRAMGMPAASIRRIFLYQGTVVGAVGTLGGLVLGLFVALLLEKYRLIALDPSVYFIDHLPVAIQPLDVVMIVLASVAIAAVATLYPAKQAANLYPVEAIRHE; this is encoded by the coding sequence GTGAAGGAGCTCGAACTCGCCATCGCCTGGCGGTATCTGCGGAGTCGTCGCGGCTCCCGGCTGCTGTCGCTCATCAGCGTCATCGCCATTGGCGGCGTGCTGGTGGGCGTGAGCGCGCTCATCGTGATCATGGGCGTCATGAATGGTCTTCAGCGTGACCTGCGCGAGAAGATCCTCGTGGGCAGCCCCGACTTGCGCGTGCTGCCGTACGGATCGGACATGCGGATGCCGAACTGGGCGGAGGTACTCACGCGGGTGCAGCGCGTGCCCGGCGTGGTGGAAGCGGCGCCCTTCGTCCAGACGCAGGGGCTGGTGCGCAACCTGGGCGGCTACATGGTGGGCACCCAGGTGGTGGGGATCGTACCCACGGGGCGCGCCGGCGATCGGGTGACCACCATTCGTCAGCACGCCATTCTCGGCGACTTCACGTTCGTCCGCGACAGCGTGGCACTTCCCGGTGCGGTGCTTGGCAAGTTGCTGGCCTCCAAGTTGAACGCCTTTCCCGGCGACACGGTGGTGCTGCTGGGGGCGGCTGGCCTCGACATGAATGCCGCCACGGGCGCCATCGTCCCACGGGCGGACAGTGTCGTGGTGTCCGGCGTCTTCGAGACGGGGATGTACGAGTACGATGACGCCTATCTGTACCTCTCGCTGGAGTCGGCGCAGCGCTTTGCGGGATACGGCACCGATGTCACCGGGCTGGAGGTGCGCGCGAAGGATCGGTGGCAGGCCCCCATCGTCGCCGACTCGCTGCGGAGCCAACTCGAATCGTCGGTACGCACGATGGACTGGCAGGAGCAGAACCGCTCACTCTTTCAGGCGCTCAAGCTCGAGAAGCTCGGGATGGGAGTGATCCTGCTGCTTATCGTAGTGGTGGCCGCATTCAACATTGTGAGTACGCTCACCATGGTGGTGGCCGACAAGACGCGGGAGATCGGCATCCTGCGCGCAATGGGAATGCCCGCGGCCTCCATCCGGCGCATCTTTCTCTATCAGGGCACCGTCGTCGGGGCCGTTGGTACCCTCGGCGGGCTCGTGCTGGGGCTCTTTGTGGCCCTGCTTCTGGAGAAGTACCGGCTCATCGCGCTCGACCCGAGCGTGTATTTCATTGATCACCTGCCGGTGGCCATCCAGCCGCTCGACGTGGTCATGATCGTGCTGGCCAGCGTGGCCATCGCCGCGGTGGCCACGCTGTATCCGGCCAAGCAGGCGGCGAACCTCTACCCGGTCGAGGCGATCCGTCATGAGTGA